Sequence from the Thermocaproicibacter melissae genome:
TGAAGCCGGAAAATGCCGCTGCCCTGCGGGCAAACGGCATTGTTGTTCTGCTGGACGCTTCTCTGGAAGCGGTACGGGAACGGCTGAAAGATGACACCGCTCGTCCGCTCCTGCACCAGCCAAACAGCGCGGATGCAATTGATTTTCTTTACCGGGAGCGGCTTGCAGGTTACCGCGCTGCAGCCGATTTCACCGTACCCGCCGACGGCACGCCGGAAGAAACCGTAGAATCCGTTATTCGGCTTCTCTCTCTTGCTTAAGGGAATTGTAGGAAATGTCCGAAATTTTCATTCCCTTGCAATAGATGCAAAAAGAATTTTTGCCTTTTCTCTTAGCGCAATACATCGCCGTGTCTGCTTTACGGAACAGCTCGTCGTAGCTTTTTCCGTCAGCCGGGAAGAAAGCAATCCCCACACTTCCGGAAATATGTGACGTTGCGCTTTGAACGGAGGCGATGGTTTCGTTCAGCGCCTGTGCTTTTTTAACGGCCGCAGCCGGGTCCGTGTGTTCCATGAAGATGATGAATTCGTCGCCGCCGACGCGGCCGACGATGTCGCTCTCTCGGAACAATGCGCGGATTCTTCTCGCGAGTTCGGCAATTACCTTGTCACCCGAAAGATGGCCCAAGCTGTCGTTAATTTTTTTAAAGTTGTCAATGTCCACGACGAAAAGTGCATGCCGCTCGTTTTCCGTGCTGTGCGCAATGGCTGCATTAACCATTGCGATAGCTGAAAAGCGGTTATAAAGGCCCGTAAGAAGATCATGCTCCGCCTTTCGGCGCAGGTCTAGGGCCTCTTTTTTCTTGTGGTCGATATCCGTAAACATCACAATAAGCCTTGCAGGCTGACCGGCGCTGTCGCAGAACAATGTACACTTCAGGGTACACCAGATGTAGGTTCCGTCACTGGAGCGGAAGCGGAAATCTTCGTCGTCTGGTTTCTGCCCGCTCATAACCCGCTTACAGTAATCCAGCAAGGCGGGGCGGTCTTCTTCAAAGACAAAATCCGTTTTTTTCAGGAACGGAAGGAGTTCGTTCGCTTTCAGGTGCAAATTCGTATCGCGGAATTTCTTCCGGAACGGACCGGAAAAGTAAAACTCCCCTGTGCTGAAATTGCAGTCCACCACCGGATATGTAGCATTCTCCAAAATCAGGCGAAACCGCTCTTCGCTGGCCTTCAGCTCATCCTGCGCTTCTTTGATGGAGGTTACGTCAATGAGCACGCTGTAAATCCACACCGTTCCGTTTTCATCCACCATACAGCGCGCCTTGTTCAGCATCCACAACACGCTGCCGTCTTTGCACACCACGCGGAACATAAAAGCAACCACACGGTCGTCCCACGTTTTGGCATTGCGAATCTGTTCCAGAAGACCGGGGCGATCAGCCGGGAAGACCATCTCCAAAAACCGGCTCTGAAATACCTGCACAATCTCCTGCTGCGTATAGCCGGAAATTCGGCAGAATCCGTCGCTGACGAAATTCAGCGTTAAATTTTCGTCTGCGCGGAACCGAAGTACGCCGCCCGGAATGTTCGCTGTGAGCGCTTCGAGTTCTTCCTTCTGTTCCCGCTGAATTCGCTGAAACCTGCGCGCCAGTGTGATATTGTCGACAATCCCCAAGAAGAATCTCTCTCCGCCCTCCGAACAGCGTGTTGCACGAAATGAGACCCAGATGTGGTGGCCGTCTTTGCGAATCAGCTTCAGCTGCACAACAACATGCCCCTGGTCACCGGCACGCCGCAAGAGTGCTTCCCAGTCTTCCGGGTTCGCCTCCCGAAGAACAGGCTTTTCACCCGGTTCGCGAAGCCTGCGGATTTCTCCTTCGCAGTAACCCAGCATATCGTAAAACCCGGCGCTGGCAGACAAAATCGTGAGTTCCGGGTCGTCTCTGATTTTCAGAACACCCAGCCCAAGCTGATCCAGCAGCGAAATATTCAAACCGACTTCGCTCATTGCGAATTTCCGCCTCAATTCTTAACCGGCATCCCTGCTATATGATGTTTCCACAAATGTTTATAACAACATGTAAATTTGTTTGAATATGTAAATTAATTATATTTTTTACAATTATTCCTTTGATTACTTTTTAGAATTATTTTCACAAATTACTTTTATTTTACATATTTTAAAAAGGAAATAACTGTCGAAATTTCTTGACAGCACGTTATCTTTGTACTAAGATAAATTCCAAACAGTCAGAAGGGTGTGAAACTCGGCATGGCAGCAATGTTCTGCGGCAATCGATTTATGGCTTATTCCTATCCCCGCTATTCGTATATGGCGTGGGACGCTTTTGCATGCAGAAAAACAGCCGTCATACCGATTTCCGCAGGAAGGGGCATGTTTGCACCCTTGCCGTAAATTTTTGGCAAAATAAAAGGCGGAGCCGGAAGCGGCTCCGCCTTTTTTGCTTTGCAATTAATCGATGCAAATACTATTAACGCCATTCTCAAAAGGCTGAAACGGAGGAAAATAACATGATTATCATTCTAAAATCCGGCTGTTCCGCGGAACAGGCAAAAGAATTCGCTGCATCTCTGCAAAAGAAATACGGTGTGCAGGTGAATATCTGGTTCGGCACACAGAGCACCGTTCTCGGCCTCATCGGGGACACCTCGAGCATTGATATTGATTCCATTGCCGCGCAGGACTGCGTGGAAAGCGTCAAGCGCGTACAAGAACCCTACAAAAAAGCAAACCGGAAGTTTCATCCGGACGACACCGTCATCACGCTGCCGAGCGGGCAAAAAATCGGCGACGGCAGCATCGCGCTGATTGCCGGGCCTTGCTCGGTGGAATCCTCTGAGCAAATCTGCGAGGTAGCGGAGCGTGTAAAAAAGGCAGGCGCGCAGTTCCTCCGCGGCGGCGCCTTCAAACCGCGCACTTCGCCCTACTCGTTCCAAGGCCTGAGGGCCGAAGGGCTGGACCTGCTTGCGGAAGCAAAAAAGAAAACCGGCCTGCCCATTGTCACGGAAATCATGAGTGAAAAATACATCGACCTCTTCCTCGAAAAGGGCGTCGATGTAATTCAGGTTGGAGCGAGAAACATGCAAAACTTTGAGCTGCTCAAGCAACTCGGCCGCATCAACAAGCCGATTCTGCTCAAGCGCGGCCTTTCAAACACCATTGAAGAGCTTCTGATGAGCGCCGAGTACATTATGTCGGGCGGCAACGAACAGGTCATTTTGTGTGAACGCGGCATCCGCACGTTTGAGACTTACACGCGCAATACGCTCGACATTTCCGCTGTCCCGGTGCTGAAGCGCCTTTCGCATCTTCCTGTCATCGTGGACCCGAGTCATGCCTCCGGCATCTCTTGGCTTGTGGAGCCGCTTGCGCTTGCCGCTGTTGCGGCCGGAGCTGACGGCCTTATCATTGAGGTTCACAACGACCCGAAGCACGCACTCTCCGACGGCGCGCAGTCTCTCACGCCGGACCAGTTCGACCACACGGCCGCCCGCGTGAAAGCGGCTGCCAAGGCTTTGGGCCGGGCCGTAGAATAAATCCCGCTTTCGTGCTATAATGATGCAAATAGAAAAAGCGGAGGAGCGTTATGAAACAAAATGTCGTCATTGTGGGGCTTGGGCTGATTGGCGGTTCGTTTGCCAAAGCCTTTCGCAAATATACCGATTGCACCGTCATCGGCATGGATTGCTGCAGGGAGACAGCAGAAGCCGCTCTTGCAGCCGGCGCCATCGAAAAGATTGGAACGCCGGATGACCTGCCGAACGCGGACTTTGTTTTTCTTTGCCTCTACCCCAAAATCTGCGAACAATGGCTGCGGGAGCACCTCAAATATTTAAACCGCAACTGCATCGTAACGGATACCTGCGGCATTAAATCTTGGCTTTGCCCGCGCATGAAAAAGCTTTCGGAGGAAGGCGGCTTCACTTTTATCGGTTCGCACCCAATGGCAGGCAGAGAAAAAAGCGGCTTTGGCCAGAGCGACGCCGATCTGTTTCTCGGGGCAAGCTACATTCTCGTGCCCTGCGGCGCGCCTCGCGCCGCGGTGGAGGCACTGACGGAGCTTGTTCTGCCCCTCGGCTTTTCCGGCATCACGGAAACGACTCCGGAGGAACACGACCATATCATTGCGTTCACCAGTCAGGTTCCCCATGTGCTTGCCTGTTCGTATGTCATGAGCCCCCAATGCCCGAAACACAAGGGATTTTCCGCCGGAAGCTACCGCGACGTTTCCCGCGTAGCCAACATCAACGAAGTCATGTGGACGGAACTGTTCCTCGAAAACCGTGACGCGCTCGTTGAAGAATTGGACACGCTCACTCTGCATATTACCGAAATCCGCGATGCCATCGCCGCAAACGACGCGGAGCAGCTTCGCGCTCTTCTCCGCCGCGGACGGCTTGTAAAGGAAGGATTGGGAGAATAATGGAGCTTACCGTACATACCTCATCGCCGTACAAGATTTGGATTGAGAAAGGCTGCCTTTCCCGCGCGGGAGAGTTGATTGCCAACGTGTTCCCGTCCGGCGCGCGCACCGTTGTCGTTACCGACTCCAATGTCGCTCCGCTGTATTCCGATACCGTTATTCAGTCGCTCCGCGGGGCCGGATTTACCGCCGAAGTCTTTGTTTTCCCGGCAGGCGAAACGAGCAAGTGCCTTTCCACTGTGGAAGCTATGTACCGCGCCTTTGCGGACGCGCACCTTACCCGCAGCGATTTCGTCGTCGCGCTGGGTGGCGGCGTTACGGGGGATGCGGCCGGCTTTGCCGCTGCGACTTGGCTGCGCGGGATTCCCTTTGTGCAGATTCCCACCACGCTCCTCGCGCAGATTGATTCTTCCATCGGGGGCAAAACGGCGGTTGACATTCCGCAGGGCAAAAATCTCGTGGGGGCATTCCATCAGCCTTCGTTTGTGCTGATTGACCCGAATACGCTTGACACCCTGCCCCCTGAATTCTTCGCAGACGGGATGAGCGAAGCCATTAAGCATGGGTGCATTAAAAACCGCGCGCTTTTCAATTTTATCCGCGACACGGACATCCGCTGCCACATGGAATATGTGATTGCGGAAAACCTCAAAATCAAGCGCGCCGCTGTCGAGCAGGATGAATTCGACAACGGCGAGCGTATGCTGCTGAACTTCGGCCACACCTTCGGCCACGCACTCGAAAAGCTGAACGGCTACCAAGGCCTTTCTCACGGGCACGCCATCGCCATCGGGATGGTAATGATGGCAAAATGCGGCGAAAGGGCAGGCCTGACCGAGCCGGGCACCGCAGAAGAAATTGCGTCTGTGCTGAAAAAATACGGTCTGCCTGTGGAAAGCGATGAAAGCATCGACAAAATCGTCGAAACCGCGCTGCTGGATAAAAAGGCCCGCGGCGGCGTCATCAACCTTGTGATGCTGAAGAAAATCGGCGAGAGCTTTCTCTACCCCGTGGACAAAAAACGCCTTCTGGAACTGACGGAGGCGCTGCGATGAGTCGGGTACGGATTCTCCCCTCCGTTCTTCACGGAGCGCTTACCGTGCCGGTTTCCAAGAGCGCCGCGCACCGAGCTGTTCTCTGCGCTGCGCTCGCGGGGCAGAATCTTCTGCTGCCGGAGAACGAAGCGGTAAGCGATGACATTGCCGCGACCCGCGAATGTGCCGCGCTTCTTCTAGATGGAGACAACTCCCCCGCTGTGCTCGACTGCCGAGAATCCGGCTCAACGCTCCGCTTTCTGATTCCGCTCGCTGCGGCACTCGGCAGGAAAACTACCTTCATCGGCCATGGCCGCCTGCCGGAGCGGCCCATCGGGGTGTATCTCGACTGTCTGCCTCCGCACGGTATCCACTGTGAAACCGCAGGCGGACTTCCGCTGACCGTTTCGGGACAGCTTACTCCCGGCGAATTCCGCCTGCCGGGGAATATCAGCTCGCAATTCGTAACAGGGCTTCTTCTCGCCCTTCCGCTTTTAAATGGAGACAGCGACATCGTTCTCACCACGCCGCTCGAATCCGCCGCCTATGTGGACATGACACTAAAGGCAATGCAGGCGTTCGGCGTTACGGCTGTTCCGACACAAACAGGCTTTCATATTCCGGGAAACCAGTGCTACCGCCCAAACCCGGAGTACACGGTGGAGCGCGACTGGTCGCAGGCCGCCTTCTTTCTCGAAGCCGGAATCCTCGGCGGGCCGATCGAACTTCACGGCCTGCTGGCGGATTCTTGCCAAGGTGACCGCGCCGCAGAAGCATTGTTTCGGAACTTCGGCGCACAGATATCTTGGAAGGACGGTGTACTCACCGTGCGCTCCGGAATCCTGCCCGACGCGATTCCCGAAATTGACGCATCGCAGATTCCGGATTTGGTGCCTGCCCTTGCCGCAGCCGCCGCGCTTCTGCCCGGGCGGGTAACCCGCATTTCCAACGCCGGGCGGCTGCGGCTGAAAGAAAGCGACCGCCTCGCGGCAATGGCGGAAGGCCTGAACCGCCTCGGCGGGCAAGTGCGTGAGCTGCCGGACGGCCTTGAAATCACCGGCGTTACGCGCCTGCGCGGAGGAACCGCGGAAGGCTACGGAGACCACCGCATTGTGATGGCACTGGCTGTCGCGGCGCTCCGTTCCGAGGGCGAAGTGATTCTGACGGACGCTCAAAGTGTTCGGAAAAGCTACCCGGATTTCTTCCGGGATTACAACCGGTTGGGAGGAAAAGCGTATGTCATGGGGAACTCGGCTGAATCTGACAATCTTCGGTGAAAGCCACGGGCCGGCTATCGGCGTGGTTCTGGAGGGGCTTCCCGCCGGCGAAGAAATCGACATGGAGGGTATTCTTGCGCAGATGGCCCGCCGCGCGCCGGGGCACGATCGTTCCGCTACCTCGCGCAAGGAAAGCGACGAGCCGAAGATTCTGAGCGGAATGCTCGGAAACAAGACAACCGGCGCTCCGCTTTGCGCCGTCATTGCCAACACGAACACCCATTCTTCGGATTACGACAATCTTCAAAACATTCCGCGCCCCGGCCATGCCGACTACACCGCGTTCCTTCGCTACCGCGGTTTTCAGGACGTGCGCGGTGGAGGGCATTTCTCGGGCCGCCTGACCGCACCGCTCGTCTTTGCCGGGGCGGTCTGCCGCCAGATTCTAAAGCGGCGCGGCGTAACCGTGGGAAGCCATGTGCTTTCCGTTCACGGCAAAACCGACACCCCGTTTGACCCGGTAAACGTATCGGCAGAGCTTCTTGACTCGCTTTCCTCCAAATATTTTCCCACCGTCGACCCGCTTGCCGAATCCGCCATGCGCGAGGAAATCGAAGCGGCTCGGCTTTCGCTCGACAGCGTAGGCGGCGTTGTGGAATGTGCCGCTGTGGGGGTTCCCGGCGGCTTCGGCGGGCCGCTTTCCGAAGGTGTGGAATCTTCCATCGCTTCTTTGGTGTTCGGAATCCCCGCCTGCAAAGGGATTGAGTTCGGCGCGGGCTTTCGCTGTGCCGAAATGTTCGGGAGCGAAAACAACGACCCGTTTTATTATGACGGAGATACCGTAAAGACGCGGACGAACAATTCCGGCGGAATCCTAGGCGGCATCACGGACGGAATGCCGATGATTTTCCGCGCCGCGTTCAAGCCGACGCCCTCCATTGCCCGTGAGCAGGAAAGCGTTGACCTTGCCGCCAAAAAGAACACCACGCTCACGGTGCATGGCCGCCATGACCCGTGCATCGTGCCGCGCGCCGCCGTTGCTGTGGAATCTGCCGCGGCCGTTGCCATACTGGACCTTTTGCTTTAATCTGCCGTGAATGGAGAGAAAGCCATGACGCTTGAGGAAATCCGAAGCGAAATTGATGAAATCGACGCGCAGCTTCTTCCGCTGTTCCTGCGCCGCATGAAATGCGCGGAGAAGGTTGCGGAAATCAAAAAAGGCACCGGCCGTGCTGTTTTCGACCCGGTGCGTGAAAAGAAGATTTTAGACGACGTTGCGGCAAAGGCCGGCAGTTACGGCGGAGAAGCAAGAATCGTGTACTCCACCATGATGACGATGAGCCGCGCCGCCCAGCACCGAATCCTCGGTGCGGGAAAAGAACTGCGGGATGCTGTGGAACGCGCTTCGTCGGTACTGCCTTCCCCCAAGGCCGTCGCCTGTCTCGGGCAGAGCGGCTCCTTTTCCCACGAAGCCATGCTTCGCCTGTACCCAAACGCAAAGCCGCTGCTGCTTGACGACTTTTCCGCCGTATTCGAGGCGGTGGCAGACGGCTCCGCGTCGCTCGGGATCGTACCCGTGGAAAACTCCTCCGCGGGTTCCGTGGGCGAAGTCTACGACCTGATTCTGAAATACCGTTTTTCCATTCTGGGTGCACTGAGCCTTCCAATTCGCCACTGCCTTGCTTCTGCGGAAACCGATATCCATAAAATTCATACCGTTTATTCGCACCCGCAAGCCCTGCGCCAATGCACGGGATTTCTCCGTGCACATGGCTGGGAGACCAAACCTTGCTCCAGCACGGCGGCTGCTGCGGAGGAAGCGGAAAAACCCGGTGTAGCGGCAGTCTGCTCGCTGTGCGCCGCAAAGGAGCGGGGCTTAAACATTCTTGCGGAAGATATTCAAGATGTTTCCGGCAACCGCACGCGCTTTCTTGTCATCGGCCGAGAAATAGTCATCCCCGCCGATGCGGATAAAATCAGTCTGTGCTTTTCGCTGCCCCACACCATAGGTTCGCTTTCCGGAGTGCTAACGCGCTTTGCCGCCGCGGGGCTGAATTTGACGAAAATCGAATCGCGCCCGATTCCCGGAAAAAACTTCGAGTATGATTTCTACCTTGACTTCACGGGCAGCGCACGAGAGGAACGCACGCTCGGCCTTCTCTGCGTGCTGCACGATGAGCTTCCCCGCTTCACGTTCCTCGGCAACTACCATGAAATCGAATGATGAATCACGCATATAAAAAACGGCCCTCGGCTTTTCAACCGAGGGCTGTTTTGTTCTGTTATCCCTTCTGCGGAACAGCTTTCGCCGCCAGGGCCACCCAGCCTTTTTCCTCGCGGCGGGCGATGACTTCGAATTTTCCTTTGAGCGCGTCGAGCACATCCTGCTCGCGCTCGTCGATGATGCCGCTCATCAGATAAACCGCGTCGGGAGCGAGGTACTGCCCGATGTTCTGCGTCAGTTCAATGACGACGTCGGCTACAATGTTGGCCGCCACCACATCAAAGGTTCCGTGCACCTGCTCCGTCAGGTTTCCGCAGATGCCCGTGAAGCGGTCCCCAACATGGTTGCGCTCCGCGTTCTGTACGGCGGTTTTCACGGCAAGCGGGTCAATATCGACGCCCACCGCGCTCTTTGCGCCGAGCAGAAGTCCCGCAACGGAGAGAATTCCGCTGCCGCACCCGACGTCGAGTATTGTGCTCCCCGGTTTTACATATTCCTCGAGGAACTCCATGCACAGGCGCGTCGTCTCGTGCGTTCCTGTGCCGAATGCAACGCCCGGCTCCAGATTGAGGACAATGCGGTTTTCCGGATTCTCCGTCTGCTCCCAGTCAGGCCGAATAAGCAGCTTCTTGCCGACCGGAATCGGGTGAAAATACTTTTTCCAATTATTAATCCAGTCCTCCTGCACACACGCCGAGGTCTCGATGGTACTTTGGATTCCCGCGGCCGCATAGCGTTCCGTGAGGAAAGCCACCGCCTCCGCCGGGTTGTCGTCGGGGCTGATGTAGACATGAACGACCGCCTTCGTGCGGTCCTTTTTCTTCAGCTCTTCGTCGATTAAGTCAATGTGGGCAATCTCCTCGACTTCCTCGTCGAGGTGGGAGTAGTCCTCAATATAGATTCCGTAGGGAACCGTCATCTGGGCAATGTCTCCCGCAAGGTCGACTTTCTCTGCATCAACCGTAATTTTGACTTCCGTCCAATCCATTTCTTTTCTCCTTCCGGTTTTTGGCGCCGCGCTTTTCGCCGTTCAATCGACTGAAATCATATTTTGGTAAACTCCGGGGAACGAATCCTCAATTATCGTCGCGCCGACGGTTTTTCGGTAAAACCCCTCGGTCTCTTCGGTGCAGCTTACAATCGCATAGGCAAAGCCGCTGTTCTTCAAAGCCAGCAGGCCCGCCCGCAGCAGTGCTTCGCCGACACCCATTCCGCGGTATTTTTCATATACCCCAATCGGCCCGAAAAAGTCCTTTGCCGCCGTGTTGTAGCACGCAAAGCCGATAATCCGCTTCTCACGCACGGCAATAAAACAGTTTACCGGGTGGCTTGTAAAGGAATAGGAGCATTCGTTCGCCGGGCCGTCCCCGAAATTGTTGCGCACAAACAGAACAATGTGTCCTTTATCCACCGGCATCGCGCGTTTTACGGAAATGCCGATTTCCTTCAATTTCCTGCAAAGCTCCGGTTTTTCCTCCAATGAATACAGCTTCACAAGCATATCATGCAGCACTGCGATTCCTCCGATCTTCGCAGGCACAGCCGGTCAGTTTTCATTATACCCGACTATGCGCTGAAAATATAGACTTAATTCGTTCTCTGCGCGAATACATTTGACTAACAAAACTTTTTCACGAACAAAACTTCAGGTGGTTTGTCAGATGAACAAAAAGCGCAGATTTTTGCTGAATACTGCCGTGCTCACGCTGAGCGGGTTCTTTTTAAGAATGCTGGGACTCTGGTTCCGAACCGTAATCACGTCTTATGTCGACGCAGACGGCATGGGACTTTACCAACTCATTTTCTCCGTCTTTTTCTTAGGTGTCACGGCGTGCACCTCCGGTTTTGGCCTTGCCATGACGCGCCTTGCGGCGGAAGGAAAAGCCTCTGCCGGATGCGTGCGGCGCTGCCTCGGGCTTGCGCTTGTGCTCAGCGGAATCGCCCTCTCGGTGCTCTTTCTGGCGTCGGATTTCATCGCCGAGAATTTCATTCACAGCCGGCTTGCGGCCCGCCCGCTGCGGATTCTGGCGCTTGGTCTTCCGTTCATCGCCTGCTGCGCATCGCTCAAGGGCTGCTTCTTCGCGCAGAGGAACACCGTCATTCCCGTTCTCGGCGATTTCTGGGAACAGGGCGCCACCATCGGGATTTCGCTTTTCCTGCTGCGTCACTCAAGCCTCCCCCCGTTGGAAAGCCTCATGATTGGTTCCACGCTCGGTGAAGTCGCCGCTGTTCTTTACATTGTTCCTGTTTTTCTCGCGTATGTGGGCAGGCACGGGCTTGCAAAGGAAAGCAGCGGCATAACACGGCAAATCGTACATATTGCCGGGCCGATGCTCGCAGGGTCCCTTGTGCGGAGCAGCCTTTCCGGTGCGGAAAACCTGCTGATTCCCGCCGGGCTGCGCAAAAACGGGGCGGACAGCGTCGCCTCGCTTGCCCAGTACGGTGTTGTGCAGGGCATGGTGATGCCGATTCTCACCTTCCCCATGTCGCTCATCAGCTCCGCCGCCATGTTGCTGATTCCTGAAATTGCGGAAGCGAACGCCGGGAACGACCGCCGCTCCATTTCCAGACAGGCGGAATATGCGTTCCGCTATACCCTTTTGTTCGGTTTCCCCATGGCTGCTGTTTTCATCGTGTTTGCGGAAGAACTCGGCACCGTGTTTTTCGGCAACGCTCAGGCGGCTGTGATTCTCCGCATCATGGCTCCGCTTGCACCTCTGATGTACATTGACAATGTCGTGGATAACCTGCTCAAGGGACTCGACCAGCAGATGTTCTCACTCAAGGTCAACACGATTGACTCTGTTTCACGGGTTATCCTCATTTATTTCCTCATTCCCCGGTTCGGAATTCAGGCATACCTTGTAATTCTATTCGCAAGCGAGATTTTCAATGCATCACTGAGCATCGGAAGGCTGCTGAAATTCGCGAAACTCAAGGTTGATATTCTCACATGGATCATCTACCCTGCCGTCTGCGGCGCGCTTACGTTTTATGTCCTTGCTCTTTTCAAACAATTATTTTGAAATTGACAAAGCTTCCGTGAAAAGATACACTTTTAATGATATGGAAAACATTAAACCGTAGAATGACGTTATAGGGGAAATTCGCATGCTGCATTTTTTTGCACTTGTGCTTATATTTACGGCATATAGCTTTATCGGCTGGCTGTGCGAAAGCATCTATTGTTCCGTGGCGGCAGGGCATTTCATCAACCGAGGCTTTCTGAACGGACCCGTCTGCCCGGTCTACGGCTTTGGCGCGATGCTTGTCATCTGGATTCTTTCGCCCTTAAAGGAGCATGACCATCTTGTCCTGCTGTTTTTTGCGGCTGTCCTGCTCACCAGCACCTTGGAGTACCTAACGGGATTCTTGTTGGAAAAAGCCTTCAACACCCGTTACTGGGACTATTCGGACAAGCCCTTCAACATTAAGGGACGGGTGTGCCTCGAAAACTCGCTGCTGTTCGGCGGGATG
This genomic interval carries:
- a CDS encoding GNAT family N-acetyltransferase; the protein is MLHDMLVKLYSLEEKPELCRKLKEIGISVKRAMPVDKGHIVLFVRNNFGDGPANECSYSFTSHPVNCFIAVREKRIIGFACYNTAAKDFFGPIGVYEKYRGMGVGEALLRAGLLALKNSGFAYAIVSCTEETEGFYRKTVGATIIEDSFPGVYQNMISVD
- a CDS encoding polysaccharide biosynthesis C-terminal domain-containing protein; this encodes MNKKRRFLLNTAVLTLSGFFLRMLGLWFRTVITSYVDADGMGLYQLIFSVFFLGVTACTSGFGLAMTRLAAEGKASAGCVRRCLGLALVLSGIALSVLFLASDFIAENFIHSRLAARPLRILALGLPFIACCASLKGCFFAQRNTVIPVLGDFWEQGATIGISLFLLRHSSLPPLESLMIGSTLGEVAAVLYIVPVFLAYVGRHGLAKESSGITRQIVHIAGPMLAGSLVRSSLSGAENLLIPAGLRKNGADSVASLAQYGVVQGMVMPILTFPMSLISSAAMLLIPEIAEANAGNDRRSISRQAEYAFRYTLLFGFPMAAVFIVFAEELGTVFFGNAQAAVILRIMAPLAPLMYIDNVVDNLLKGLDQQMFSLKVNTIDSVSRVILIYFLIPRFGIQAYLVILFASEIFNASLSIGRLLKFAKLKVDILTWIIYPAVCGALTFYVLALFKQLF